AGCAAATATGATTTCTAAAGAATTTCAAGAAAAACATATTGACATTCCCTGGCGGGATATGAATGATATGCGGAATATTGTGGCACATGAATATTATGAGATTGACTATGATATTATCTGGCATACTATAAAAGAAGATTTACCCACATTAAAAATAAAAATTGAAAAACTTCACAAGGATTTATAAAAGATGAAAGGAAAATGGAATTACATAGCAGAAGTAGTAGCGGGGTTACCCCGCAAAGTAATGCAGCGGTTG
The Elusimicrobiota bacterium DNA segment above includes these coding regions:
- a CDS encoding DUF86 domain-containing protein → MKREDKSYIEDIKNCIENIEEYTKEKTIQDFLKDKKTIDAVERNFITIGEAANMISKEFQEKHIDIPWRDMNDMRNIVAHEYYEIDYDIIWHTIKEDLPTLKIKIEKLHKDL